From Sphingopyxis sp. MWB1, a single genomic window includes:
- the motA gene encoding flagellar motor stator protein MotA, translating to MFPAIGIVVLLLLVFGGFALSGGNLAPVMHALPHEMLIIGGAAAGSLIIGNSGRDLKALGRGLGKVFKGPQYQKQDYLDVILLVSTLMKMMRTEGPVAVEPHIEDPQNSTLFQQYPKLLKDDTLIHLICDTLRLVVVSSGTLEPHAVEEVMDNAVKSHHHHAIKPAEGLQSLADALPALGIVAAVLGVVKTMGSIDKPPEVLGGMIGSALVGTFLGVLLAYGLVGPFATRAKTVIEADAAIYHTVKQLIIASLHGHPQPLVIEAARSGVEHANQPSFAEVFDGMRGR from the coding sequence ATGTTTCCCGCTATCGGCATTGTCGTTTTGCTGTTGCTGGTCTTTGGTGGCTTTGCGCTGTCGGGAGGAAATCTCGCGCCCGTCATGCATGCCTTGCCGCACGAGATGCTGATCATCGGCGGAGCGGCGGCGGGATCGCTGATCATCGGCAACTCGGGCCGCGACCTGAAAGCGCTGGGACGCGGGCTCGGCAAAGTGTTCAAGGGACCGCAATATCAAAAGCAGGATTATCTCGACGTTATCCTGCTCGTCTCCACCCTCATGAAGATGATGCGGACCGAAGGACCGGTCGCGGTCGAACCGCACATCGAAGATCCGCAAAACTCCACGCTGTTTCAGCAATATCCCAAGCTTTTGAAGGATGACACGCTCATCCACCTCATCTGCGACACGCTGCGCCTTGTCGTCGTCTCCTCGGGCACGCTTGAGCCCCATGCGGTCGAGGAGGTGATGGATAATGCGGTGAAAAGCCATCATCATCATGCGATCAAACCCGCCGAAGGCTTGCAGAGCCTCGCCGATGCTTTGCCCGCGCTGGGCATTGTCGCTGCGGTTCTGGGCGTGGTGAAAACCATGGGCTCGATCGACAAGCCCCCCGAAGTGCTGGGCGGCATGATCGGTTCGGCGCTGGTCGGCACTTTCCTTGGCGTCCTGCTCGCTTATGGTCTTGTCGGCCCCTTCGCGACCCGCGCCAAGACGGTGATCGAGGCGGACGCGGCCATTTATCATACGGTGAAACAGCTCATCATCGCCTCGCTTCACGGTCACCCGCAGCCCTTGGTGATCGAGGCGGCGCGGTCTGGCGTCGAACATGCCAACCAGCCGAGCTTTGCCGAAGTGTTTGACGGAATGCGGGGCCGCTGA
- the flgK gene encoding flagellar hook-associated protein FlgK encodes MSDLLSIGASGLRAYSRALSTIGDNIANAQTPGYARRSLELHQAQAGSNMMLYRGAVNPGGVDISGISRSVDAWLIEDSRISGSDAERSATRLAWLERVEGALSNETNGISTALTKLYTTADQLTADPNNQTLRAQFLQAVDDVASGFRTAAGRLSDMAQGVEASAAAVTDAFNTDLAALEEINIGLRKARPGSTNQASLLDERDRLIDKLSAAAGVTASFDDRGTVTLRASASGDLLVGGGTVNPIAVSAAADGRLSYTIGGAPIPIATGALAGLSQAADHVADQRAALDTMASDFATQLNAAHQAGFDKAGNPGVALFSGASAATLTANALNPDQVAVADGGSSNGNMLAFAAMRGAGGPEDRWSGHLATQAQATASARAQDAAANTRADAAYAARSAVSEVDIDREAADLLRFQQAYSAAARTIQVARETMQTLLNSL; translated from the coding sequence GTGAGCGACCTTCTGAGCATTGGCGCGAGCGGGCTTCGCGCCTATTCGCGAGCCTTGTCGACGATTGGCGATAATATCGCCAATGCCCAGACCCCGGGCTATGCCCGCCGCTCGCTGGAATTGCATCAGGCGCAGGCGGGCAGCAATATGATGCTCTATCGCGGCGCGGTAAATCCCGGCGGCGTCGATATTTCGGGCATCAGCCGTTCGGTCGATGCCTGGCTGATCGAGGATTCGCGCATTTCGGGAAGCGATGCGGAACGTTCTGCGACGCGGCTTGCCTGGCTTGAACGGGTGGAGGGCGCGCTCAGCAACGAAACCAACGGGATTTCGACCGCGCTCACCAAATTATATACCACCGCCGACCAGCTGACCGCCGACCCCAACAACCAGACGCTGCGCGCACAGTTTCTGCAGGCGGTCGATGATGTCGCCTCGGGCTTTCGCACGGCGGCGGGGCGCTTGTCGGACATGGCGCAGGGGGTCGAAGCTTCGGCCGCTGCCGTCACCGATGCCTTCAACACCGACCTTGCCGCGCTGGAGGAAATCAACATCGGCCTGCGCAAGGCGCGGCCCGGCTCGACCAATCAGGCTAGCCTGCTCGACGAGCGCGACCGGCTGATCGACAAATTATCGGCGGCGGCGGGGGTCACAGCCAGCTTCGATGATCGCGGCACGGTAACGCTGCGCGCTTCGGCCTCCGGCGATCTTCTGGTGGGCGGAGGCACCGTCAACCCGATTGCCGTCTCGGCGGCGGCCGATGGCCGCCTTTCCTATACAATTGGCGGCGCGCCGATTCCCATTGCCACCGGTGCGCTCGCCGGCCTGTCGCAAGCCGCCGACCATGTCGCCGACCAGCGGGCGGCGCTCGACACGATGGCAAGCGACTTTGCCACTCAGCTCAACGCCGCGCACCAGGCCGGTTTCGACAAGGCTGGCAATCCAGGTGTCGCGCTTTTCTCGGGTGCGAGCGCCGCCACGCTTACGGCCAATGCGCTGAACCCCGATCAGGTCGCTGTCGCCGATGGCGGCAGCAGCAATGGCAATATGCTCGCCTTTGCCGCCATGCGCGGGGCAGGCGGGCCGGAGGATCGCTGGTCGGGCCATCTGGCGACGCAGGCGCAGGCGACCGCTTCGGCGCGCGCGCAGGACGCCGCCGCGAACACCCGCGCCGATGCCGCTTATGCGGCGCGCAGCGCGGTCAGCGAGGTCGATATCGACCGCGAAGCGGCCGATCTGTTGCGCTTCCAGCAGGCCTATTCCGCTGCCGCCCGGACCATTCAGGTCGCGCGCGAAACCATGCAGACTTTGCTGAACTCGCTCTAG
- a CDS encoding flagellar basal body P-ring protein FlgI, with protein sequence MAGLFLSAPASAERIKDIGQFQGLRANQLTGYGIVVGLAGTGDDSLDYSTLGMKGAVSRFGLTLPPGVNPALKNAAAVMITTELPPFAKPGQRLDITVSAIGKAKSLRGGTLVLAPLYGADGQIYAMAQGNLVIGGLGVDAADGSKLTVNVPSSGRIAGGATVERAVDTGFTNLDWLTFNLHQFDATNAKRVTDAINAAIPGTASMIDGASIAIRASGNGDDRMRLMSRIENLDVRRAEPPAKVIVNARTGTVVINGAVRVGTAAVTHGKLTVSVKESPMVVQPAPFSRGQTAIEESSEIEVTEEARPVFMMEPNASLSELVDSINRLGVSPGDLVAILEALSQAGALTAELVII encoded by the coding sequence ATGGCAGGCCTGTTCCTGTCCGCGCCCGCTTCGGCGGAACGGATCAAGGATATAGGGCAGTTCCAGGGCCTGCGCGCCAACCAGCTCACCGGCTATGGCATTGTCGTGGGCCTCGCTGGCACGGGCGACGACAGCCTCGATTATTCGACGCTGGGGATGAAGGGTGCGGTCTCGCGCTTTGGCCTCACCCTCCCGCCGGGGGTGAACCCGGCGCTCAAAAATGCTGCGGCGGTGATGATCACCACCGAATTGCCGCCCTTTGCCAAGCCCGGCCAGCGTCTCGACATCACTGTGTCGGCGATCGGCAAGGCGAAAAGCCTGCGCGGCGGCACGCTCGTGCTCGCGCCGCTCTATGGCGCCGATGGACAGATTTATGCGATGGCGCAGGGCAATCTGGTGATTGGCGGGCTTGGGGTTGACGCTGCCGACGGATCGAAACTCACCGTGAATGTCCCTTCCAGCGGACGCATCGCGGGCGGCGCGACGGTCGAGCGCGCCGTCGATACGGGTTTTACGAACCTCGACTGGCTGACTTTCAACCTGCATCAATTTGACGCGACCAATGCCAAGCGGGTGACCGACGCGATCAACGCGGCCATTCCGGGCACGGCGTCGATGATCGATGGGGCCAGCATTGCCATCCGCGCCAGCGGCAATGGCGATGACCGGATGCGGCTGATGTCGCGGATCGAAAATCTCGATGTGCGGCGCGCGGAACCTCCGGCGAAAGTCATCGTCAATGCGCGCACCGGGACGGTCGTGATCAACGGCGCGGTGCGGGTCGGAACGGCGGCCGTGACGCATGGCAAGCTGACCGTCTCGGTCAAGGAATCGCCGATGGTGGTGCAGCCCGCACCCTTTAGCCGCGGCCAGACCGCCATCGAAGAATCGAGCGAGATCGAAGTGACCGAAGAGGCGCGTCCGGTCTTCATGATGGAACCCAATGCGTCGCTGTCCGAACTGGTCGATTCGATCAACCGGCTCGGCGTGTCCCCCGGCGACCTTGTCGCCATCCTCGAGGCGCTGAGCCAGGCTGGCGCGCTCACAGCAGAATTGGTGATCATATGA
- a CDS encoding flagellar basal body L-ring protein FlgH, translating into MQRKRSDLIGLGLIALALVPSGADARDKPEADAFAASMPLPPPPPPANGAIFQGAYTPLTSGGRAGQIGDILTIQLVERTMASKSNAAGTQRGGSVGLSPPSTGPLSLFNPSDIGMGGDQQFQGKGQASQSNLLAGEISVTVAGVYPNGTLFVRGEKLITLNRGDERVQISGIVRPMDIGPDNRVLSTRVADAQIRYVGKGEIARASRQGWLQRFFSMISPF; encoded by the coding sequence ATGCAACGCAAACGCTCTGATCTGATCGGCCTCGGCTTGATCGCGCTCGCGCTGGTGCCTTCCGGTGCCGACGCGCGCGACAAGCCCGAGGCCGATGCGTTCGCGGCCTCCATGCCGCTTCCGCCGCCTCCGCCCCCGGCCAATGGCGCAATTTTTCAGGGCGCCTACACCCCCCTCACCTCGGGCGGGCGCGCCGGACAGATTGGCGATATTCTGACCATCCAGCTCGTCGAGCGGACGATGGCGTCGAAAAGCAACGCTGCGGGCACCCAGCGGGGCGGCAGCGTCGGGCTTTCGCCGCCGAGCACCGGACCCTTGTCGCTGTTCAATCCCAGCGACATTGGCATGGGCGGCGACCAGCAGTTTCAGGGCAAAGGGCAGGCATCGCAGTCGAACCTGCTCGCCGGGGAAATCAGCGTCACCGTTGCCGGCGTCTATCCCAATGGCACCTTGTTCGTGCGCGGCGAAAAGCTGATCACCCTCAATCGCGGTGACGAGCGCGTCCAGATTTCAGGCATTGTCCGCCCGATGGATATCGGCCCCGACAACCGGGTGCTTTCGACCCGCGTGGCCGATGCCCAGATCCGTTATGTCGGCAAGGGGGAAATTGCGCGCGCGAGCCGCCAGGGCTGGCTGCAGCGCTTCTTCTCCATGATCAGCCCCTTTTAA
- a CDS encoding flagellin N-terminal helical domain-containing protein → MINAVGNRMTREIARQQKLAEQLERTQIQISTGKQLQRMSDDAVAARRISTIGKTQASMDSWATNIASAQAQVSQADGVLKSASNLLSRAHELTLSAVSDSMNPADRAAIATELNAIADELDGLAATRDSNGDPLFAAGTARVIRFDSDVSFAPVPSAADVFVIGGNSLSTSLRDAATAVAASDKAGMNASLTTLDAGIAHIANRNATVGLSAGRLDRIEDSLATRGIAIADERSTLEDTDLSIAIAQLNAQDLTLSAAQAAFAKINRQTLLDILR, encoded by the coding sequence ATGATTAACGCCGTAGGCAATCGCATGACCCGCGAAATTGCGCGCCAGCAAAAGCTGGCGGAGCAGCTTGAACGCACCCAGATCCAGATTTCGACGGGCAAACAGCTTCAGCGCATGTCCGACGATGCCGTGGCCGCGCGGCGGATTTCGACGATCGGCAAGACGCAGGCGAGCATGGACAGCTGGGCGACCAATATCGCCTCGGCCCAGGCGCAGGTGTCGCAGGCCGATGGCGTGCTGAAATCGGCGAGCAATCTCCTCAGCCGCGCGCACGAACTGACCCTCTCGGCGGTCAGCGATTCGATGAATCCGGCGGACCGCGCGGCGATTGCCACCGAACTCAATGCCATTGCCGACGAACTCGATGGCCTGGCCGCCACCCGCGATTCGAATGGCGACCCACTGTTCGCTGCCGGAACCGCGCGTGTCATTCGGTTTGATTCGGATGTCAGCTTTGCGCCCGTTCCTTCGGCCGCCGATGTTTTCGTTATCGGTGGGAACAGTCTTTCGACGAGCCTGCGCGACGCGGCCACCGCGGTCGCGGCCAGTGACAAGGCGGGAATGAACGCCAGCCTGACCACCTTGGATGCAGGCATCGCGCATATCGCGAACCGCAACGCCACGGTCGGCCTCTCGGCCGGGCGGCTCGACCGGATCGAGGACAGTCTGGCGACGCGGGGCATTGCGATTGCCGATGAACGCTCGACGCTGGAGGATACCGATCTTTCCATCGCCATCGCCCAGCTCAACGCCCAGGATCTGACGCTCAGCGCCGCCCAGGCGGCCTTTGCGAAGATCAATCGTCAGACCTTGCTCGATATTTTGCGCTGA
- a CDS encoding flagellar basal body rod protein FlgF, giving the protein MDRLIYTSLTGMRGSMSRQTAIANNLANAQTPGFRADMAEAQSLWLKGGGMGTRAMASEEVIGADMRLGTITETGRDLDVAMQGDALLVVQAPDGDEAYTRRGDLQLSASGLVTTGDGHPVQGMQGPLTLPPADAVKIDADGRVWIVPAGGDPENPQEVDRIRLATPAGSDIVKGLDNLFRVKDGGILPDDPEARLITRSIEGSNVSATTALVEMIEASKSWDTQLRLVSSARDMDNASANLMQLPR; this is encoded by the coding sequence ATGGACCGTCTTATCTATACCAGCCTCACCGGAATGCGCGGCAGCATGTCGCGTCAGACGGCGATTGCCAACAATCTGGCCAATGCCCAGACGCCGGGCTTTCGCGCCGATATGGCGGAGGCGCAGTCGCTCTGGCTCAAGGGCGGCGGCATGGGAACGCGGGCCATGGCCTCCGAAGAGGTGATCGGCGCCGACATGCGTCTCGGCACGATCACCGAAACGGGGCGCGACCTCGACGTCGCGATGCAGGGCGATGCGCTGCTCGTGGTCCAGGCGCCCGATGGCGACGAAGCCTATACGCGGCGCGGCGATCTGCAATTATCGGCGAGCGGGCTGGTGACGACGGGCGATGGGCATCCGGTTCAGGGGATGCAGGGTCCGCTGACCTTGCCTCCCGCGGATGCCGTCAAGATCGACGCCGATGGCCGCGTCTGGATTGTGCCCGCTGGCGGTGATCCGGAAAACCCGCAGGAGGTCGACCGCATCCGCCTTGCCACTCCCGCCGGGTCGGACATCGTCAAGGGCCTCGATAATCTGTTTCGCGTCAAGGACGGCGGCATTTTGCCCGACGACCCTGAGGCGCGCCTGATTACCCGTTCGATCGAAGGATCGAATGTTTCCGCCACCACCGCGCTCGTCGAGATGATCGAGGCGAGCAAGAGCTGGGACACGCAACTTCGCCTCGTCAGCAGTGCGCGCGACATGGACAATGCCAGCGCCAATCTGATGCAGCTTCCCCGATAG
- the flgC gene encoding flagellar basal body rod protein FlgC → MNGSFSVFDISGRAMSAQLVRLNTTASNLANAGTVAGSEGEAFRALKPVFRTVTDAHGRATVQVDQVASSKMAPSKRHDPTNPLADAEGNVWEAAVDSAAELVEMVETARQYQNNVQVLETAKGLINETLRMGQ, encoded by the coding sequence ATGAACGGCAGTTTCTCCGTATTCGATATCAGCGGGCGCGCCATGTCGGCGCAGCTCGTCCGCCTGAATACAACGGCATCGAATCTGGCCAATGCCGGGACGGTTGCGGGCAGCGAGGGGGAGGCGTTTCGTGCGCTGAAACCCGTCTTTCGCACCGTCACCGACGCCCATGGCCGCGCCACGGTGCAGGTCGACCAGGTCGCCTCTTCCAAAATGGCGCCGTCGAAACGGCACGATCCCACCAACCCGCTCGCCGATGCGGAGGGCAATGTGTGGGAGGCCGCGGTCGATAGCGCGGCGGAACTGGTCGAGATGGTCGAAACCGCCCGCCAATATCAGAATAATGTCCAGGTCCTCGAAACCGCGAAAGGCCTGATCAACGAAACGCTGAGGATGGGACAATAA
- a CDS encoding flagellar hook assembly protein FlgD: MTTTSAINGSDLPTVPKNSGMQLGQGDFLRLMTAQLSQQDPFNPVDNTEMVAQMAQFSSLAGVSETNVMLKNIAELLKTQTDLLKDIKAAGNPPATQTPAEEG, translated from the coding sequence ATGACGACAACCAGCGCCATTAACGGATCGGACCTGCCGACCGTCCCGAAAAACAGCGGGATGCAATTGGGGCAGGGCGATTTTCTGCGTCTTATGACCGCCCAGCTGTCGCAGCAGGATCCGTTCAACCCCGTCGATAATACCGAGATGGTCGCGCAGATGGCGCAATTTTCGAGCCTGGCGGGCGTCAGCGAAACCAATGTGATGCTGAAGAATATCGCCGAGCTTTTGAAAACCCAGACCGATCTTCTGAAAGACATAAAGGCAGCGGGCAATCCGCCTGCCACCCAAACCCCTGCTGAGGAAGGATAA
- a CDS encoding rod-binding protein produces MSPISSPSLSSPSPAASGGGDDGLRKAAEAFEAVILRQLMASMRQAKLGDDIMGSSATDNFREMADARTADSMASLRQFGIADMVERQFRGLANGAGQ; encoded by the coding sequence ATGAGTCCCATTTCTTCTCCTTCGCTTTCATCGCCGTCCCCTGCCGCTTCGGGCGGGGGGGATGACGGGCTTCGCAAAGCTGCCGAGGCTTTTGAGGCGGTGATCCTGCGCCAGTTGATGGCGTCGATGCGGCAGGCCAAGCTTGGCGACGACATCATGGGGTCGAGCGCGACCGATAATTTCCGCGAAATGGCCGACGCGCGCACTGCCGACAGCATGGCGAGCCTTCGCCAGTTCGGCATTGCCGACATGGTCGAACGCCAGTTTCGCGGGCTTGCCAATGGAGCCGGACAGTGA
- a CDS encoding flagellar hook-basal body complex protein: protein MSFYTSLSGLKGAQTDMSVISNNIANASSTGFKRSRAQFGDLFASSPTQSTRMIAGQGQRLNGVMQQFTQGTIEASEKTLDLAIAGEGMFMVKGEPPREAVTYTRNGSFSVTSDRQVVDTTGAKLQLLPVDANGEVTDRTLAGAYDFILPSGAPSDPTSGLVNVSVGLDGLVTATFANGEDQMLGKVAMATFPAMEGLRPVGDAHWQSTGDSGPPTIDAATNGPMGSIRSGALERSNVDITEELVLLMAAQRNFQANAKAIEGSSSLTQTIIGLR from the coding sequence ATGTCATTTTATACGTCGCTTTCGGGCCTGAAGGGCGCCCAGACCGATATGTCGGTCATCTCGAACAATATCGCCAACGCCAGCTCGACCGGCTTCAAGCGTAGCCGCGCCCAATTTGGCGACCTCTTCGCTTCATCGCCGACCCAGTCGACCCGCATGATCGCGGGGCAGGGCCAGCGCCTCAATGGCGTGATGCAGCAATTCACCCAGGGCACGATCGAGGCGAGCGAAAAGACGCTCGACCTCGCCATTGCCGGTGAAGGCATGTTCATGGTGAAGGGCGAGCCGCCCCGCGAGGCCGTGACCTATACGCGCAACGGTTCGTTCAGCGTCACCAGCGACCGTCAGGTCGTCGATACCACGGGCGCGAAGCTTCAGCTTCTTCCCGTCGACGCCAATGGCGAAGTGACCGACCGCACGCTTGCGGGTGCCTATGACTTCATTCTGCCTTCGGGCGCGCCGAGCGATCCGACCTCTGGCCTGGTCAATGTCTCGGTCGGCCTCGACGGGCTCGTGACCGCGACCTTTGCCAATGGCGAGGATCAGATGCTGGGCAAGGTGGCGATGGCGACCTTCCCTGCGATGGAAGGGCTGCGCCCGGTGGGCGACGCGCATTGGCAGTCGACGGGCGACAGCGGCCCGCCGACCATCGATGCTGCGACCAATGGCCCGATGGGATCGATCCGCTCGGGCGCGCTTGAACGCTCGAACGTCGATATCACCGAAGAGCTGGTGCTGCTGATGGCCGCCCAGCGCAACTTCCAGGCCAATGCCAAGGCGATCGAAGGCTCGTCGAGCCTGACGCAGACCATCATCGGGCTGCGTTGA
- the flgG gene encoding flagellar basal-body rod protein FlgG — MSFGALHVARTGLDAQGFRMQVIANNLANVNTTGFKRDRANFETLSYQMVTQPGAPSAAENRYATGLNLGTGVALAGTARIDTQGTFAATGNNLDMAIDGPGYFQVQMPDGRIGYTRAGNFGRAADGTIVTSDGKPLEPQIQIPEDATNVSIGADGTVSASVPGQAEVVELGRIEIARFANPAGLQAIGDNLLVETAASGQPIVGAAGEEGRGSLRGGMLEGSNVNVVEELVDMIETQRAYEVNSKMIQATDEMMKNATQTL, encoded by the coding sequence ATGAGCTTCGGTGCTCTTCACGTCGCCCGCACGGGGCTTGATGCCCAGGGCTTTCGCATGCAGGTGATCGCCAACAATCTGGCGAACGTCAACACCACGGGATTCAAGCGCGACCGCGCCAATTTCGAAACCTTGAGCTACCAGATGGTGACCCAGCCGGGCGCGCCCTCGGCAGCGGAAAACCGCTATGCCACCGGGCTTAACCTCGGCACCGGGGTCGCGCTGGCGGGGACTGCGCGCATCGACACGCAGGGGACATTTGCCGCCACCGGCAACAACCTCGACATGGCGATTGACGGGCCGGGCTATTTTCAGGTGCAAATGCCCGACGGACGCATCGGCTATACGCGCGCGGGCAATTTCGGGCGCGCCGCCGACGGCACCATCGTCACCTCCGACGGCAAGCCGCTCGAACCGCAAATCCAGATTCCCGAAGACGCGACCAATGTGTCGATTGGCGCTGACGGCACGGTCTCGGCGAGCGTTCCGGGGCAGGCCGAGGTCGTCGAACTTGGCCGCATCGAAATCGCCCGCTTTGCCAATCCGGCGGGGCTGCAGGCGATTGGCGACAATCTGCTCGTCGAAACCGCCGCCTCCGGCCAGCCCATCGTGGGCGCAGCCGGCGAGGAAGGGCGCGGCAGCCTGCGCGGCGGCATGCTCGAAGGGTCGAACGTCAATGTCGTCGAAGAGCTTGTCGACATGATCGAGACGCAGCGCGCCTATGAGGTCAATTCAAAGATGATCCAGGCCACTGACGAGATGATGAAAAATGCAACGCAAACGCTCTGA
- a CDS encoding sigma-54 interaction domain-containing protein: MTAGKNNQDLALEALIIGSSPATSHLREMIRRVARSNASVMLCGPSGSGKELVARAIHDMGARAEKPFAAINCGAIPAELIESELFGHEKGSFTGATSRRLGHFEASEGGTIFLDEIGDMRFDMQVKLLRVLEERTIVRVGSSEVRNVDVRVISATHQDLGAAIADGRFREDLFFRLGVVVLQVPSLASRVEDIPALIRHFQRKMPASAKCQFDQGALSVLMQHRWPGNVRELRNFVERASVLYGGETLGAEEVALLLNPTAQFTLPLEAASARTANEAAYALDTEADADAEADVDMAAEAAEAPVPVAKAPTPAPGRPIDLKREIENIELEQIHVALELADGIISEAARLLTLKRTTLIEKMRKYGVQQAQAA; encoded by the coding sequence ATGACTGCGGGGAAGAATAATCAGGATCTGGCGCTCGAAGCGCTCATCATCGGCAGCAGCCCGGCGACAAGCCATCTGCGCGAGATGATTCGCCGGGTGGCGCGCTCCAATGCGTCGGTCATGCTCTGCGGCCCGTCGGGGTCGGGCAAGGAGCTGGTCGCGCGGGCCATTCACGATATGGGCGCGCGGGCTGAAAAGCCTTTTGCTGCCATCAACTGCGGTGCCATTCCCGCCGAACTGATCGAATCCGAATTATTCGGGCACGAAAAAGGCTCCTTCACCGGCGCCACCTCGCGTCGCCTCGGCCATTTCGAAGCGAGCGAAGGCGGCACCATCTTTCTCGACGAAATTGGCGACATGCGCTTCGACATGCAGGTCAAGCTGCTCCGCGTGCTCGAAGAGCGGACGATCGTTCGCGTCGGCAGCAGCGAGGTTCGCAATGTCGACGTGCGCGTCATTTCGGCCACCCATCAGGATCTGGGCGCCGCCATCGCCGATGGCCGCTTTCGCGAGGATCTTTTCTTCCGCCTCGGCGTCGTCGTGCTGCAGGTGCCGAGCCTCGCCAGCCGGGTCGAGGATATTCCGGCGCTGATCCGTCATTTCCAGCGCAAGATGCCGGCGTCGGCCAAATGCCAGTTTGACCAGGGCGCGCTGTCGGTGCTGATGCAGCATCGCTGGCCCGGCAATGTCCGCGAACTGCGCAATTTCGTCGAACGGGCGAGCGTTCTTTACGGCGGCGAAACGCTGGGCGCGGAGGAAGTGGCTTTGCTGCTCAATCCCACGGCGCAATTCACGCTGCCGCTTGAAGCTGCTTCGGCGAGGACGGCCAATGAGGCGGCCTATGCCCTCGATACCGAGGCTGATGCGGATGCGGAGGCTGATGTCGATATGGCCGCAGAGGCTGCAGAGGCTCCCGTTCCGGTTGCCAAGGCGCCCACGCCTGCACCCGGTCGCCCCATCGACCTGAAGCGCGAGATAGAGAATATCGAGCTGGAGCAGATCCACGTCGCGCTCGAACTCGCCGATGGCATTATTTCAGAGGCTGCGCGTCTGTTGACCTTGAAGCGCACGACCCTGATCGAGAAAATGCGCAAATATGGTGTGCAACAGGCGCAGGCCGCCTGA
- a CDS encoding flagellar motor protein MotB: MAARPNTPPRPIIVKKVIEGGHGGHHGGAWKVAYADFVTAMMAFFLLMWLLGATTEKQRKALADYFAPTIVQTKQDSAGSKGLFGGESLVSVDKYPHRQGQTGTRTMTIPRDATGGPREASGRERENERRRFQLLAQSLNEKLLSKSELKRLARNLRFTETMEGLRIDVVDDADLSMFQLGTSELTPAGARLFSEIATVVAAVPNQLMIRGHTDSAPWSAGSGTNNWRLSVDRAEVTRNYLEYRGIGTERFQRIEGVADREPHIPSDRLDPRNRRISITLGWRLAGDN, translated from the coding sequence ATGGCGGCGCGTCCCAACACCCCGCCGCGCCCGATCATCGTCAAAAAGGTGATCGAGGGCGGGCATGGCGGCCACCATGGCGGCGCGTGGAAGGTTGCCTATGCCGACTTCGTGACGGCGATGATGGCCTTCTTCTTGCTGATGTGGCTGCTTGGCGCCACGACCGAAAAGCAGAGGAAGGCGCTCGCCGATTATTTCGCGCCGACCATCGTGCAGACCAAACAGGATTCGGCGGGTTCGAAGGGGCTGTTCGGCGGCGAATCTCTTGTGTCGGTCGACAAATATCCGCACCGCCAGGGGCAAACGGGCACACGCACCATGACCATCCCGCGCGACGCCACGGGCGGCCCGCGCGAAGCCTCGGGGCGCGAGCGGGAGAATGAACGGCGCCGCTTCCAGCTTCTCGCCCAGTCGCTCAACGAAAAGCTTTTGTCCAAATCCGAACTCAAGCGGCTCGCACGCAACCTGCGCTTCACCGAAACGATGGAAGGGCTAAGGATCGATGTCGTCGATGACGCCGACCTTTCGATGTTCCAGCTTGGTACCAGCGAGCTGACGCCGGCCGGCGCGCGCCTGTTCAGCGAGATCGCCACGGTGGTGGCGGCGGTGCCGAACCAGCTCATGATCCGCGGCCATACCGATTCGGCGCCCTGGTCGGCGGGGTCGGGCACGAATAATTGGCGACTGTCGGTCGACCGCGCCGAAGTGACGCGCAATTATCTGGAGTATCGCGGCATCGGGACCGAGCGTTTTCAGCGAATCGAAGGGGTCGCGGATCGCGAACCCCATATCCCGTCCGACCGCCTTGATCCGCGCAACCGCCGTATTTCCATCACTTTGGGCTGGCGATTGGCGGGGGATAATTAG